In Tripterygium wilfordii isolate XIE 37 chromosome 23, ASM1340144v1, whole genome shotgun sequence, one genomic interval encodes:
- the LOC119993027 gene encoding transcription factor bHLH68-like, which translates to MNPGVLQQMNMAAAGENPNLYTMRPPPQTPQTPPYNFPPPNLFPSSLLLPINPSWLDHHQQLPQSWSQLLLEGVVAEEDKASLNHFFLANNKKLEVWEEDQDLLHKVSSVDVKQEIYGHANHPEYFQAITKPPKSCVTTNNMLDFSSKKFDRRHPPSDRSSSECNSTSATSGAAKKARVEPSSTQSPLKVRKEKLGDRITTLHQIVSPFGKTDTASVLLEAIGYIRFLQSQIEALSLPYLGSASGNNNNIMRHHHQQNSVQGERNCIFPEDPGQLLNENVMKRKLGAPEQDSINEEAKKDLRSRGLCLVPVSCTLQVGSDNGADYWAPAFGGGFR; encoded by the exons atgaACCCAGGTGTATTGCAGCAAATGAATATGGCTGCAGCTGGAGAAAACCCTAACTTGTACACCATGAGGCCGCCACCACAAACTCCACAAACACCTCCATATAATTTTCCACCTCCTAATCTCTTCCCTTCTTCACTACTTCTTCCAATCAATCCCTCTTGGCttgatcatcatcaacaacttcCTCAGTCTTGGAGTCAACTACTCTT GGAAGGAGTAGTGGCTGAAGAAGATAAGGCAAGTTTGAATCATTTTTTTCTAGCTAATAACAAGAAATTGGAGGTTTGGGAGGAGGACCAAGACTTGTTGCATAAGGTCTCTAGTGTTGATGTGAAACAAGAAATCTATGGCCATGCAAATCATCCAGAATATTTTCAAGCAATAACAAAACCTCCCAAGTCATGTGTTACAACAAATAACATGTTGGATTTTTCAAGTAAAAAGTTCGATCGACGGCATCCGCCATCAGATCGATCTTCTTCTGAG TGTAACAGCACTAGTGCAACAAGTGGGGCAGCTAAGAAAGCTAGGGTTGAACCTTCTTCAACCCAATCTCCATTGAAG gtgcgaaaagaaaaattaggggACAGAATCACAACTCTTCACCAGATAGTTTCTCCATTTGGAAAG ACTGATACAGCCTCTGTCTTGTTAGAAGCTATTGGATATATCAGATTCCTTCAGAGTCAAATTGAG GCCCTTAGCTTACCATACTTGGGTAGTGCATctggaaataataataatattatgagACACCACCACCAACAAAACTCA GTTCAAGGGGAGAGGAATTGTATATTTCCTGAAGACCCTGgtcag CTGTTGAATGAAAACGTCATGAAGAGGAAACTTGGAGCTCCTGAACAG GATTCTATTAATGAAGAAGCTAAAAAGGACCTGAGGAGTAGAGGCTTGTGCTTGGTTCCTGTGTCATGCACACTTCAAGTTGGAAGTGACAATGGGGCAGATTACTGGGCTCCGGCCTTCGGTGGAGGATTCCGATAG